The following proteins are co-located in the Colletotrichum lupini chromosome 4, complete sequence genome:
- a CDS encoding COP9 signalosome complex subunit 2, which yields MGKAGNQKAGTAGFESKKPWKPKVASVHVATAPAWNCPAHCQSALLPSRSISNDEQTYKFFHHTFSYSYSPVQSPKRTPCDRLLVNTPQSPHAVKMSDDEDFMQESDEEQYDFEYEEDDDEDSGDVGIENKYYNAKQLKLTDPEDAIAEFLGIPPLEEEKGEWGFKGLKQAIKLEFKLGQYEKATEHYAELLTYVKSAVTRNYSEKSINNMLDYIEKGSDSPKAVACVEKFYSLTLESFQSTNNERLWLKTNIKLAKLLLDRKDYNTVTKKLRDLHKACQKEDGSDDPSKGTYSMEIYALEIQMHAETKNNKQLKRLYQRALKVRSAVPHPKIMGIIRECGGKMHMSEENWAEAQTDFFESFRNYDEAGSLQRIQVLKYLLLTTMLVKSTINPFDSQETKPYKQDPRITAMTDLVDAYQRDDVHAYENVLQKNQDILADPFIAENIDEVTRNMRTKGVLKLIAPYTRMKLSWIAKQLKISEPEVQDILGFLIVDGKIQGKIDQQAGTLEIQSDADSDRTKALYELTQSVSNLYTTMFKEGEGFRSTEFPTDEQTMEMMGGGMTPRGGGRGQPRGVGRKGKGVLLDQIRHSRDGDGSAQTKKEDDAMAASTSIGKDTPNNRRKVWMQLPAAGGSIQRASKISWNAEDNTSTLDTYVDSSPRRTRRSRGGNRRNRKYEEPDTPKESPNSMSLNANLGSIIQPLGFVPESQFRKSHLSIGTGIRPSISPATQWRGIELTKQQGKKEFGHAGDRLVINLFGSHSTPPSPSQFANQWAEKAPDRSMQRQFVLLAAAQSPKRDADEMNLALSCVVTTTNLYRFSRLQTFTLQQRCVARHGRSSKMGGRDTAETEGISIAHPVLFGVVSVAVKRYDTMLARDCPDFAFTLVRQGNFNCKSDEHFAHRLRFPNISNNIEPSITIPLADHTWAGIMQSSFIPGPSARCIDGGSYRLQNTTVQVASPCVWFGHTFSTFFLLLRLCEANPMIVIRHHGRSPSPPCEWRPGLRGSQLNDLHYASFRGHHHPAYCKYITPSRARDRDKGESVVRHAGGRWAAEKRTSEWSAFVLRLCLSSCSSFSSFSRPITGRMQSGTRDGVGGQIWLKHRRSLRVNEPKPTFDDWMFHSANTRDEKAMKLKRREADVTCLANFASIPDGYRFRVLVQSMTQANDYTSAMIKTWGHGEFEFAGMFEPSLAGEMRHEHVSAACRNTHWPSLAVESRKRVVQ from the exons ATGGGCAAAGCCGGAAA TCAAAAGGCTGGCACGGCTGGGTTCGAGTCAAAAAAGCCATGGAAGCCAAAAGTCGCCTCCGTTCATGTGGCCA CTGCACCTGCCTGGAACTGCCCTGCTCATTGTCAATCAGCCTTGCTACCTTCACGTTCAATTTCCAACGACGAACAAACCTACAAATTCTTCCACCACACCTTTTCCTATAGCTATTCTCCAGTCCAGTCACCAAAGCGCACTCCTTGCGATCGCCTTCTCGTGAATACTCCACAATCCCCTCACGCAGTCAAGATGTCTGACGACGAGGACTTCATGCAGGAGTCTGATGAGGAGCA GTACGACTTTGAGTACGAGGAAGACGACGATGAGGACTCCGGAGATGTCGGCATCGAGAACAAATACTACAATGCGAAGCAACTTAAGCTTACCGATCCCGAGGATGCTATTGCCGAATTCTTGGGCATACCACCGTTAGAGGAGGAAAAGGGCGAATGGGGCTTCAAAGGCTTGAAACAAGCCATCAAACTCGAGTTCAAGCTGGGACAGTATGAGAAG GCGACGGAACATTATGCCGAGTTGTTGACCTACGTCAAGTCGGCCGTGACAAGGAATTACTCCGAGAAGTCGATCAATAACATGCTGGACTACATTGAGAAGGGATCAGACAGCCCCAAGGCCGTGGCGTGCGTCGAGAAGTTCTACTCGCTCACACTCGAGAGCTTCCAGAGCACAAACAACGAGAGGCTATGGCTGAAGACGAACATCAAGCTGGCCAAACTCCTCCTCGACCGCAAGGACTACAACACGGTCACTAAGAAGCTGAGGGACCTCCATAAGGCTTGTCAGAAGGAAGACGGCAGTGACGATCCCAGCAAGGGCACATATTCTATGGAGATATACGCCCTCGAGATCCAGATGCACGCCGAGACCAAGAACAACAAGCAGCTGAAGAGACTCTACCAGCGCGCCCTCAAGGTCCGGTCCGCTGTACCTCACCCCAAAATTATGGGCATCATTCGCGAATGCGGTGGCAAGATGCACATGAGCGAGGAGAATTGGGCCGAAGCCCAGACGGACTTCTTCGAATCCTTCCGCAACTACGATGAGGCCGGCTCGCTCCAGCGAATTCAGGTGCTCAAGTACCTACTTCTTACGACTATGCTTGTCAAGTCTACCATCAACCCGTTCGACTCGCAGGAGACCAAGCCGTACAAGCAGGATCCCCGAATCACTGCCATGACCGACTTGGTGGACGCGTACCAGCGTGACGACGTCCACGCCTACGAAAATGTCCTGCAGAAGAACCAAGACATTCTCGCCGACCCATTCATCGCTGAGAACATTGACGAAGTCACGCGCAACATGAGGACGAAGGGCGTCCTGAAGCTGATTGCACCGTACACACGAATGAAGCTGTCATGGATCGCGAAGCAACTAAAGATCTCAGAGCCCGAAGTTCAAGACATCCTCGGTTTCCTCATTGTTGACGGCAAGATCCAGGGCAAGATTGACCAGCAAGCCGGCACTCTCGAGATTCAATCGGACGCGGACAGCGATCGTACCAAGGCTTTGTACGAACTGACGCAATCTGTCTCGAATTTGTACACTACCATGTTCAAGGAGGGCGAAGGCTTCCGATCTACCGAGTTCCCTACCGATGAGCAGACCATGGAGATGATGGGCGGCGGTATGACCCCAAGAGGCGGCGGTCGTGGACAGCCGCGGGGCGTCGGACGGAAGGGTAAGGGCGTG CTGCTCGATCAGATACGTCACAGCAGGGATGGGGACGGAAGTGCTCAGACGAAGAAGGAAGACGATGCCATGGCGGCCTCGACAAGCATAGGAAAGGA CACGCCGAACAACCGACGCAAAGTATGGAT GCAGCTTCCCGCTGCGGGTGGCTCAATTCAAAGAGCTTCCAAGATCTCGTGGAACGCTG AGGACAACACTAGCACACTAGATACGTATGTTGATTCATCACCTCGTCGGACTCGTAGATCCCGTGGAGGCAACCGAAGAAACCGAAAATACGAAGAGCCGGACACGCCTAAGGAATCTCCCAATTCGATGTCCCTCAACGCTA ACCTCGGATCTATCATCCAGCCTTTGGGCTTCGTTCCGGAATCTCAGTTCCGGAAATCTCATTTGTCCATAGGAACCGGAATACGACCATCAATCTCCCCCGCGACACAATGGAGGGGCATCGAGCTGACCAAACAGCAGGGGAAAAAAGAGTTTGGACACGCAGGCGATAGACTGGTGATCAACTTATTTGGCTCTCACTCGACACCGCCATCACCGTCCCAATTCGCAAATCAATGGGCCGAAAAGGCGCCTGACCGATCGATGCAGCGGCAGTTTGTCTTGTTGGCCGCGGCGCAGTCCCCCAAACGAGACGCAGACGAGATGAATCTGGCCCTGTCTTGTGTGGTAACCACCACCAACCTTTATCGATTTTCCCGTCTTCAGACCTTCACCTTGCAGCAACGATGTGTTG CCAGACATGGGCGCAGCAGCAAGATGGGGGGGAGGGACACCGCGGAGACTGAAGGCA TCTCCATCGCTCACCCCGTACTCTTCGGCGTCGTGTCCGTAGCCGTCAAACGATACGACACGATGCTGGCGCGGGATTGTCCCGATT TCGCCTTTACCCTGGTTCGTCAAGGTAACTTCAACTGCAAGTCTGATGAACATTTTGCCCACAGACTTCGCTTCCC TAACATCTCCAACAACATCGAACCATCAATAACCATCCCACTTGCAGATCACACTTGGGCTGGTATTATGCAGTCGAGTTTCATCCCCGGCCCGTCTGCTAGATGCATAGATGGTGGTTCATATCGTCTCCAAAATACCACTGTTCAGGTTGCGTCGCCTTGCGTCTGGTTCGGAC ACACTTTTTCAACCTTCTTCCTTCTGCTTCGTCTCTGTGAGGCCAATCCAATGATCGTGATCCGCCATCATGGCAGATCGCCATCGCCTCCCTGCGAATGGAGACCTGGCCTAAGGGGAAGCCAATTAAATGACCTTCATTATGCGTCCTTCCGTGGCCACCACCATCCTGCGTACTGTAAGTACATCACACCTTCGCGGGCTCGCGA CCGCGACAAGGGCGAATCTGTGGTGCGCCACGCAGGCGGCAGGTGGGCTGCAGAGAAGCGAACGAGCGAGTGGTCTGCTTTTGTTCTCCGCCTCTGTCTCTCCTCctgctcctccttctcctctttCTCTCGGCCGATTACTGGGCGAATGCAGAGTGGAACCCGTGATGGAGTTGGCGGGCAAATCTGGCTCAAACATCGGAGAAGCCTGCGTGTTAACGAACCAAAGCCTACTTTCGATGATTGGATGTTCCATTCAGCGAATACAAGAGACGAGAAGGCCATGAA ACTCAAGCGGAGGGAAGCTGATGTGACATGTTTAGCAA ACTTCGCCTCAATACCTGACGGATATCGGTTCCGCGTACTAGTACAGTCGATGACCCAAGCGAATGACTACACGTCCGCGATGATCAAGACTTGGGGGCACGGGG AATTTGAATTCGCGGGGATGTTTGAGCCGAGCTTGGCTGGAGAGATGCGCCACGAGCATGTTTCTGCAGCTTGCCGCAACACTCACTGGCCCTCATTGGCGGTTGAGAGCAGGAAGCGTGTTGTACAATGA
- a CDS encoding GTP-binding protein RHO3, whose protein sequence is MPLCGGNKTVQRKLVLLGDGACGKTSLLNVFTRGYFPTVYEPTVFENYVHDIFVDSVHIELSLWDTAGQEEFDRLRSLSYDDTDLIMLCYSVDSKDSLENVESKWVGEIADNCPGVKLVLVALKCDLREADNEEEEAAEGQQREKRPMISYEQGLEVARRINALRYLECSAMRNRGVNEAFTEAARVALSVKKDREESQCVIM, encoded by the exons ATGCCTTTGTGCGGTGGTAACAAGACCGTCCAGCGCAAGCTGGTCCTCCT TGGCGATGGCGCGTGCGGCAAGACATCGTTGTTGAACGTCTTTACCAGAGG CTACTTCCCGACCGTCTACGAGCCCACTGTATTCGAGAACTACGTCCATG ACATCTTCGTCGACAGTGTCCACATCGAGCTTTCCCTCTGGGATACCGCTGGCCAGGAAGAGTTCGACCGCCTCCGCAGCTTGTCTTACG ACGATACCGACCTCATCATGCTCTGCTACAGCGTCGACAGCAAGGACTCCCTCGAGAACGTCGAGAGCAAGTGGGTTGGAGAGATCGCCGACAACTGTCCCGGCGTGAAGTTGGTTCTCGTCGCCCTCAAGTGCGATCTCCGCGAGGCCGATaatgaggaggaggaggccgcCGAGGGCCAGCAGCGAGAGAAGCGTCCCATGATCTCTTACGAGCAGGGCTTGGAGGTCGCTCGCCGCATCAATGCCCTCCGCTACCTCGAGTGCTCTGCCATGCGCAACCGCGGTGTCAACGAGGCCTTCACCGAGGCCGCTCGCGTCGCCCTCAGTGTCAAGAAGGATCGTGAAGAGTCTCAGTGCGTCATTATGTGA
- a CDS encoding glycosyl hydrolase family 16 encodes MLSQYTLSALAVLASLAQPAVAQVSTKCNPMNTTCPADPAFGMDYNFNFNSTPSTDAWETTVGPVTYTSDNGAEFTISKQGDSPTIRSKFYFFWGRTEIHMRAAKGKGIVSSMMWLSDTLDEVDWEFLGIKNDALSNFFGKGVQDWHNGAEHPVTGSIQDDFHNYTCVWTKEKLEWWVDGNNVRTLLPKDANNSLAYPQTPMRLSLGIWAGGDPRMAAGTREWAGGDTDYAAGPYTMYVKSAQVTDYSSGKEYSFGDKTGSWESIKIAAGNSTVKEALLEEPSKSVSEKFNELSPTAKTAVYAGGVGVGCALIAFGLWYFIRQRRRGANEASLAAKRAEEERLELEGFHKRGVDPDSFAGATGTEYNAGAFSKNGMVQENTYSIPASQEKGAWGAAPMAAGAAGVGAAAGMRSYSDNPNGHGQLMSPLRTQSPGMPPSGPLPMAPSRSASQGGYSRLGSPDGQQSPPPPMSPPSHGYSDHGFGAQQGYNNGGYGGANQGYFNNGGAQGGFR; translated from the exons ATGCTGTCTCAATACACTCTTTCGGCACTGGCGGTGCTGGCATCGCTTGCCCAGCCTGCGGTCGCTCAAGTTTCGACGAAATGTAATCCGATGAACACGACCTGTCCTGCCGACCCGGCTTTTGGCATGGACTACAACTTCAACTTCAACTCTACTCCCTCGACTGATGCCTGGGAAACCACTGTTGGCCCCGTTACGTACACCTCGGATAATGGCGCTGAATTCACGATTAGCAAGCAAGGCGACTCTCCGACAATTCGATCCAAGTTTTACTTCTTCTGGGGCCGTACTGAGATCCACATGAGGGCCGCCAAGGGAAAGGGTATTGTGAGCTCTATGATGTGGCTCAGCGACACCTTGGACGAGGTTGATTGGGAATTCCTTGGAATAAAGAACGACGCCTTGAGCAACTTTTTCGGCAAAGGTGTTCAGGACTGGCACAACGGTGCCGAGCACCCTGTGACGGGTAGCATCCAGGACGACTTTCACAACTATACCTGCGTGTGGACCAAGGAGAAGCTCGAGTGGTGGGTCGACGGCAACAACGTTCGCACTCTTCTCCCCAAGGACGCCAACAACTCCCTGGCCTATCCCCAGACTCCCATGCGCCTCAGTCTCGGTATCTGGGCTGGTGGAGATCCCCGCATGGCTGCGGGTACTAGAGAATGGGCTGGAGGTGACACCGATTACGCCGCCGGACCGTACACCATGTATGTCAAGTCTGCGCAGGTGACGGACTACAGCTCCGGAAAGGAGTACTCTTTTGGAGACAAGACGGGCTCCTGGGAGAGCATCAAAATTGCTGC CGGCAACTCAACTGTCAAGGAAGCTCTTCTGGAGGAACCTAGCAAGTCTGTGAGCGAAAAGTTCAACGAGCTCAGCCCAACCGCCAAAACGGCTGTATATGCTGGAGGTGTCGGCGTAGGCTGTGCTCTGATTGCCTTTGGTCTCTGGTACTTCATCCGCCAGCGTAGACGTGGTGCCAACGAGGCAAGCCTTGCCGCCAAGAGAGCCGAAGAAGAGCGTCTCGAACTTGAGGGCTTCCACAAGCGCGGCGTCGACCCTGACTCGTTTGCTGGCGCGACAGGCACCGAGTACAATGCTGGCGCATTCAGCAAGAACGGCATGGTCCAGGAGAACACATACAGCATCCCGGCATCTCAGGAAAAGGGCGCGTGGGGTGCCGCGCCCATGGCCGCGGGCGCCGCTGGGGTTGGTGCTGCGGCTGGCATGCGATCATATAGCGACAACCCGAATGGCCACGGCCAGCTCATGTCTCCCTTGCGTACCCAAAGCCCTGGAATGCCGCCTTCGGGTCCCCTGCCTATGGCCCCGAGCCGTAGCGCATCGCAAGGAGGTTACTCTCGCCTCGGCTCACCTGACGGCCAACAAAGCCCTCCCCCGCCGATGAGCCCGCCTTCGCATGGATACAGCGACCATGGATTCGGCGCGCAGCAAGGCTACAACAATGGCGGTTATGGAGGCGCGAATCAGGGATACTTCAACAACGGTGGCGCCCAGGGAGGTTTCCGGTAG